A single Brachybacterium sillae DNA region contains:
- the trxA gene encoding thioredoxin, whose translation MATITLTTQNHDETVKDGIVLIDFWAGWCMPCQRFAPIFEKSSEKHQDITFAKVDTEDQQQLAMQYGVTSIPTIVIYREGVPVFSQPGALREADLEDLIGKVRALDMDEVRAAYEQAKAEAEKRG comes from the coding sequence ATGGCCACCATCACTCTGACCACGCAGAACCACGACGAGACCGTCAAGGACGGCATCGTCCTCATCGACTTCTGGGCCGGCTGGTGCATGCCGTGCCAGCGCTTCGCTCCGATCTTCGAGAAGAGCTCCGAGAAGCACCAGGACATCACCTTCGCGAAGGTCGACACCGAGGACCAGCAGCAGCTGGCCATGCAGTACGGCGTGACCTCCATCCCGACGATCGTCATCTACCGCGAGGGCGTCCCGGTGTTCTCGCAGCCCGGTGCTCTGCGCGAGGCCGATCTGGAGGATCTGATCGGCAAGGTCCGCGCGCTGGACATGGACGAGGTGCGCGCCGCCTACGAGCAGGCGAAGGCCGAGGCCGAGAAGCGCGGCTGA
- a CDS encoding DEAD/DEAH box helicase, with the protein MTDVAPTPPTEPADDAASAPAEDVARTDTHGGLDAADGAPVPAGFDALGLTPELRRAVDALGYRTPSPIQEQAIPALLSGRDVIGVAQTGTGKTAAFGLPLLAAVDPQVRDVQALVLAPTRELAMQVADAISSFAAQVAQLEVVAVYGGSPYGPQERALARGAQVVVGTPGRVMDHMRKGTLRLDAVRYAVLDEADEMLRMGFAEDVEEILSHSPATRQVALFSATMPPAIERVAEEHMTDPVKVTVARQSTTVANVTQRYAVVPFRHKTGALVRVLATSPAQAAIVFVRTRSAAEEVGAALVTQGIVAATISGDVPQKERERIVERLRDGSLTVLVATDVAARGLDVERIGLVVNFDVPREPEAYVHRIGRTGRAGRTGDAVTFVAPHERRTLRAIEKATRQQIEEMTVPSPRDVSRHRFAQLLERLPEREERGRLDLYTEMLSEYLERTGADPARLAAVLGALAIGDEGPAADAPAEEEFERASFRGEERRGRDRHDRDGEDDPEGRGHRGRPERSPRPEPGYTAYRVAVGHAQGVKPGAIVGALTGEGGLTGKEVGKISIFGSFSIVQLKGRLSPEQLDRLGSARIGGRALRVSPDRGPRRDRDDRNDRRGRDERRDRAGRDDREDRRGRGERREWRGERRDWDDRGPRGDRTGARHDRFQAKKARGPRHHDR; encoded by the coding sequence ATGACCGACGTCGCCCCGACTCCCCCCACCGAACCCGCCGACGACGCCGCCTCCGCGCCGGCCGAGGACGTCGCCCGCACCGACACCCACGGCGGACTCGACGCCGCCGATGGCGCCCCCGTCCCCGCCGGTTTCGATGCGTTGGGCCTTACGCCCGAGCTGCGTCGCGCCGTCGACGCCCTCGGGTACCGCACCCCCTCCCCGATACAGGAGCAGGCGATCCCCGCCCTGCTGTCGGGACGGGACGTGATCGGTGTGGCACAGACCGGCACCGGCAAGACCGCCGCCTTCGGCCTGCCGCTGCTCGCGGCCGTCGACCCGCAGGTGCGGGACGTGCAGGCCCTGGTCCTGGCCCCCACGCGCGAACTGGCGATGCAGGTGGCCGATGCGATCAGCTCCTTCGCCGCGCAGGTGGCGCAGCTGGAGGTCGTCGCGGTCTACGGCGGCTCCCCCTACGGTCCGCAGGAGCGGGCGCTGGCGCGCGGCGCCCAGGTCGTCGTGGGGACCCCCGGCCGCGTCATGGACCACATGCGCAAGGGCACGCTGCGCCTGGACGCGGTGCGCTACGCGGTGCTGGATGAGGCCGACGAGATGCTCCGGATGGGCTTCGCGGAGGACGTCGAGGAGATCCTGTCCCACTCCCCCGCCACCCGGCAGGTGGCGCTGTTCTCCGCGACCATGCCCCCGGCGATCGAACGGGTCGCCGAGGAGCACATGACCGACCCGGTGAAGGTGACGGTCGCACGGCAGTCGACCACCGTCGCGAACGTCACCCAGCGCTACGCGGTGGTGCCCTTCCGCCACAAGACGGGCGCCCTGGTGCGGGTCCTCGCCACCTCCCCGGCTCAGGCGGCGATCGTGTTCGTGCGCACCCGTTCCGCCGCGGAGGAGGTCGGTGCCGCACTCGTCACCCAGGGGATCGTCGCCGCCACCATCAGCGGGGACGTGCCCCAGAAGGAGCGTGAACGGATCGTCGAGCGGTTGCGGGACGGCAGCCTGACGGTGCTCGTCGCCACCGATGTGGCCGCCCGCGGCCTGGATGTGGAGCGCATCGGCCTGGTCGTGAACTTCGACGTCCCTCGCGAGCCCGAGGCGTACGTGCATCGGATCGGCCGCACCGGCCGTGCGGGCCGCACCGGTGATGCCGTCACCTTCGTGGCGCCGCATGAGCGCCGCACTCTGCGGGCGATCGAGAAGGCCACCCGGCAGCAGATCGAGGAGATGACCGTCCCCTCCCCGCGGGACGTGTCCCGGCATCGTTTCGCGCAGCTGCTGGAGCGCCTGCCCGAACGAGAGGAGCGCGGACGCCTGGACCTGTACACGGAGATGCTCTCCGAGTACCTGGAACGCACCGGGGCGGATCCGGCGCGGCTGGCGGCGGTGCTGGGGGCCCTGGCGATCGGGGACGAGGGACCGGCCGCCGACGCTCCTGCGGAGGAGGAGTTCGAGCGGGCATCCTTCCGTGGGGAGGAGCGCCGTGGCCGGGACCGGCACGACCGCGACGGCGAGGACGACCCCGAGGGCCGCGGGCATCGCGGCCGTCCGGAGCGCAGCCCCCGTCCCGAGCCCGGGTACACCGCGTACCGGGTCGCCGTGGGGCACGCCCAGGGTGTCAAGCCCGGGGCGATCGTCGGTGCGCTCACCGGGGAGGGCGGCCTCACCGGCAAGGAGGTCGGCAAGATCAGCATCTTCGGGTCGTTCAGCATCGTGCAGCTGAAGGGGCGTCTGTCGCCTGAGCAGCTCGATCGGCTGGGCAGCGCCCGGATCGGCGGTCGCGCCCTGCGGGTCAGCCCGGATCGTGGTCCCCGCCGCGACCGGGATGACCGGAACGATCGCCGCGGCCGTGACGAGCGTCGGGACCGCGCCGGCCGGGACGACCGGGAGGATCGCCGTGGTCGTGGTGAGCGCCGCGAATGGCGCGGGGAGCGCCGCGACTGGGACGACCGCGGCCCGCGCGGCGACCGCACCGGTGCCCGGCATGACAGGTTCCAGGCGAAGAAGGCCCGGGGTCCGCGCCACCACGACCGCTGA
- the aspS gene encoding aspartate--tRNA ligase, whose protein sequence is MLRTHDAGALREEHIGQTVTLAGWIGRRRDHGGVTFLDLRDASGIAQVVVREDEALHLRSEYVIRVTGTVVRRPEGNENPDLPTGAIDVDAQEVEVLNPSAPLPFVIDERTEVGEETRLRYRYLDLRRPAPARALRLRSAVNRAARETLLDEGFVEIETPTLTRSTPEGARDFLVPARLSPGSWYALPQSPQLFKQLLMVAGMEKYFQLARCYRDEDFRADRQPEFTQLDIEMSFVDQEDVIALAERVVQRVWAVAGHEVTTPIPRITYEESMRRYGSDKPDLRFDLEISEMTEYFADTPFRVFQAPYVGAIVMAGGASQPRRTLDAWQEFAKQRGAKGLAYVLVEEDGTLGGPVAKNLSDAEREGLAQAVGAAPGDCVFFAAGEAKSSRALLGAVRNEIAERLGLIDHDAFSFVWVVDAPMFEPAGDAVAAGDVAVGSGAWTAVHHAFTSPKPEFLDTFDQDPGSALAYAYDIVCNGNEIGGGSIRIHRRDVQERVFQVMGIDEEAAREKFGFLLDAFAFGAPPHGGIAFGWDRIVALLSGSESIRDVIAFPKSGGGYDPLTQAPAPITAQQRKEAGVDATPAGAAAPRRGQAAPEGAPGGGGADGSAAKG, encoded by the coding sequence GTGCTGCGCACTCATGACGCCGGCGCGCTCCGCGAAGAGCACATCGGCCAGACCGTCACGCTCGCCGGCTGGATCGGTCGTCGCCGTGATCACGGCGGTGTCACCTTCCTGGACCTGCGTGACGCCAGCGGGATCGCGCAGGTCGTGGTGCGTGAGGATGAGGCCCTGCACCTGCGTTCCGAGTACGTGATCCGCGTGACCGGCACCGTCGTGCGCCGCCCCGAGGGCAACGAGAATCCCGACCTGCCCACCGGCGCGATCGACGTCGACGCGCAGGAGGTCGAGGTGCTCAACCCCTCCGCGCCGCTGCCCTTCGTCATCGACGAGCGTACCGAGGTCGGCGAGGAGACCCGTCTGCGGTACCGGTACCTGGACCTGCGCCGCCCCGCCCCCGCGCGGGCGCTCAGGCTGCGCTCGGCCGTGAACCGTGCCGCCCGCGAGACCCTCCTCGACGAGGGCTTCGTCGAGATCGAGACCCCGACCCTCACCCGCTCCACTCCCGAGGGCGCCCGCGACTTCCTGGTGCCCGCGCGTCTGTCGCCCGGATCCTGGTACGCCCTGCCGCAGTCGCCGCAGCTGTTCAAGCAGCTGCTGATGGTGGCGGGTATGGAGAAGTACTTCCAGCTGGCCCGCTGTTACCGCGACGAGGACTTCCGCGCCGACCGGCAGCCGGAGTTCACACAGCTCGACATCGAGATGAGCTTCGTGGACCAGGAGGACGTCATCGCCCTCGCGGAGCGCGTGGTGCAGCGGGTGTGGGCCGTCGCCGGCCACGAGGTCACCACCCCGATCCCGCGCATCACCTACGAGGAGTCGATGCGCCGCTACGGCTCGGACAAGCCCGACCTGCGCTTCGACCTCGAGATCAGCGAGATGACGGAGTACTTCGCCGACACCCCGTTCCGGGTGTTCCAGGCGCCGTACGTCGGGGCGATCGTCATGGCCGGTGGCGCCTCCCAGCCGCGTCGCACCCTCGACGCCTGGCAGGAGTTCGCCAAGCAGCGGGGCGCGAAGGGCCTCGCCTACGTGCTGGTGGAGGAGGACGGCACCCTCGGCGGCCCGGTCGCGAAGAACCTCTCCGACGCCGAGCGCGAGGGCCTCGCCCAGGCCGTCGGCGCCGCCCCCGGGGACTGCGTGTTTTTCGCCGCCGGTGAGGCGAAGTCCTCCCGCGCCCTGCTGGGTGCGGTGCGCAACGAGATCGCCGAGCGCCTCGGCCTCATCGACCATGACGCCTTCTCCTTCGTGTGGGTGGTCGACGCCCCCATGTTCGAGCCCGCCGGGGACGCCGTGGCCGCCGGGGATGTGGCAGTGGGCAGCGGCGCCTGGACGGCCGTGCACCACGCCTTCACCTCACCGAAGCCGGAGTTCCTTGACACCTTCGACCAGGATCCGGGGTCGGCCCTCGCCTACGCCTACGACATCGTCTGCAACGGCAACGAGATCGGCGGCGGGTCCATCCGTATCCACCGCCGGGATGTGCAGGAGCGCGTCTTCCAGGTGATGGGAATCGATGAGGAGGCCGCGCGCGAGAAGTTCGGCTTCCTGCTGGATGCCTTCGCCTTCGGTGCCCCGCCCCACGGCGGCATCGCCTTCGGCTGGGACCGCATCGTCGCGCTGCTCTCCGGCAGTGAGTCGATCCGCGACGTCATCGCGTTCCCCAAGTCCGGCGGCGGGTACGACCCGTTGACCCAGGCCCCCGCGCCGATCACCGCTCAGCAGCGCAAGGAGGCCGGGGTGGACGCCACGCCGGCGGGAGCTGCGGCGCCGCGTCGCGGCCAGGCAGCCCCCGAGGGCGCGCCCGGCGGCGGCGGCGCCGACGGGTCCGCCGCGAAGGGCTGA